The DNA region AGTGCAGCGTGGAACGAATGTAGAAATGCCAGCGCAGCCCGTCAGCGGAGACCTCCCAGTGATGCGCCAGGTCGCCGGTGGGTTCGCTGCTGTTACCGTTAAATCGCGTCAGTCCGGAGAAGACCTGTCCTGCCAGATGCTGCTCCGCCCGGCCGGGTAAAAACCCCGGCTGAAGCGGATCCAGCGAGCGGTAATAGGGAATGCGCAGCGTCGGCGTGTCGTTTTGCCACTGCCCGCCTAAAAACGGATGCAGCAACGACCGTAATTCAGCGGGGGCAAGCTGGGCAAGCTCAAGCGCGTTGTGCTGCTCGCCCCGCTTCAGCGCCTCCTCCATCATCGTATTGCGCAGAGACTCAGGCGCGACGTGGAACGTCAGCTCACCCCGCTTGCCGCGGCCAGACTGCGCTCGCCAGCTCAGCCAGCCCGCCTCCTGGGCCTGGCGCAGCAGCGTTCGGACATGACGCTCGCTGCAAAAACAGCGGGCGGCAAGTTCGCTGATGGTGACCTGTTGCGTTGCTCCCAGGGAAGGCTGCCACAGGCGGTGATACTGGTTGAGTCGATTGAGCTGGCGCATAAAAAACCCGGAACAATAATTATCATCTATTCACTATTACTTCCGTATATCTCACACGATACTGATGCACAAGTTAACCGCATCACATTTCGGGAGTAATCATGGCTCGGCTCGCTGCATTTGATATGGACGGTACGCTGTTAATGCCGGATCACCGTTTAGGGGAGAAGACCCTGAACACGCTGAAGCGCCTGCACGAGCGTAATGTCACCCTGACGTTTGCCACCGGGCGTCACGTGCTGGAAATGCGCCATTTGCTGGGCGCGTTTTCCCTCGACGCTTTTCTGATTACCGGCAACGGGACGCGAATTCACTCCGTAGAAGGCGATGTGCTGTACCGACAGGATCTCAACCCGGAGGTGGCGGACATCGTGCTGCACAGCACCTGGGACACGCAGGCCAGCATCCACGTCTTTAACGATCGGGGCTGGTTTACCGGTCATGAAATCCCGGATTTGCTGCACGCGCATGTTTACAGCGGCTTTAAATACCAGATTGTCGATCTGCGTCGGATCCCCGCCCATGCGGTAACCAAGATCTGCTTCTGCGGCGATCACGACGATCTCCGTCGCTTACGGATCCAACTGAATGAGGCGCTGAGCGACCGGGCACATTTAACCTTCTCGGCGGTGGATTGTCTGGAAGTGCTGCCGGTGGGCTGTAACAAAGGCTCCGCGCTGGCGGTGTTGAGCGACCATCTGGGCTTAACGATGCAGGAATGCATGGCGTTTGGCGACGCCATGAACGACCGCGAAATGCTGGGCAGCGTGGGCCGCGGTCTGATTATGGGGAATGCAATGGCGCAGCTGAAAGCAGAGCTTCCCCATCTGCCGGTTATAGGGCACTGTCGCAACGAAGCCGTGTCCCATTTTTTGACGCATTGGCTGGACAACAACAACCTCCCTTATTCCCCCGAATAGCGAGATCCTTCCAGCAAGCCAGGCTTCGGTCTGGCTTTTTTTTATTTCAGCAGCTGCGCAATCTGCGCTTTCCACGGTGAGATGTCGCCTATATTGGCCTGCACCCACTCCGCATTGTAGTAGGTCTCAAGATAACGCTCGCCGCTGTCGCACAGCAGCGTGACGATGGAGCCGGTGCGACCCGTTTCGCGCATACGTGCGGCAAGCTGCAGCGCGCCCCACATATTTGTGCCCGTCGATGCGCCCACCTTGCGCCCCAGCTGCGTTTCCAGCCAGTGCGCGGTTGCCACGCTGGCGGCATC from Enterobacter chengduensis includes:
- the cof gene encoding HMP-PP phosphatase; amino-acid sequence: MARLAAFDMDGTLLMPDHRLGEKTLNTLKRLHERNVTLTFATGRHVLEMRHLLGAFSLDAFLITGNGTRIHSVEGDVLYRQDLNPEVADIVLHSTWDTQASIHVFNDRGWFTGHEIPDLLHAHVYSGFKYQIVDLRRIPAHAVTKICFCGDHDDLRRLRIQLNEALSDRAHLTFSAVDCLEVLPVGCNKGSALAVLSDHLGLTMQECMAFGDAMNDREMLGSVGRGLIMGNAMAQLKAELPHLPVIGHCRNEAVSHFLTHWLDNNNLPYSPE